Part of the Musa acuminata AAA Group cultivar baxijiao chromosome BXJ2-7, Cavendish_Baxijiao_AAA, whole genome shotgun sequence genome is shown below.
TGGGTAATCTCTTACCTGATGTGTATGGTCACTGTTGTTTTGTTAAAGGGCAAAGAGCATTTCTGATATAATTTGGTGGAATATCTTAGGGTCATCAACCAAGGCTTTCATGAAAGGCGTTGACACTTGGAAAAAGGAGACAGTGCTTAAGAAGGTAGCAGCAATATCCCTTTATTTAGTTTCTATTGAGATACGTATGCACGCAAGTAATTCTGATCTATCAGACTACTCGTTTTCTAATTTCAGGATGCTTATAAACGCTTAGTAACTAATGGTAAGGATGGGGAAAATTGTCAGTACAATTATCTTTAGTGCTCAAAGATGGGTCCTCTCAACTTTGCCATTTATATTAGGTGGAGGGAGTGAAGAAGTCGAATATAGATCTCTTCCTCTGGGTCCCAGCGATATTGATCGAAAGGGTGTCGAAATGACAGCAGAATCTGAGGTCGTATAGCAGTACAAATTTTAATTTCTTATCTCTAACTTGCTAACACCAATATGCTGGACTCCATGTCTGTAAATGCAGGTCCCAGTTCTTCAAAATGTTAGCTGGAAGGAGCTTGGTCTCCTTGTCTTTGTGTGGGTATTATTCCTTGTACTACAAGTTACAAAGGTGAGACTTGTGGCAATATCTACTGTTTAAGGATTTCAAAGCTAGTTGATACAAGTTGGTTGATTTTATTTTCGCAGAATCACACGGCTACGTGTTCGACATGGTATTGGATTTTGAACTTCCTGCAAGTATGATGATTTGTTTTGTTCTTTAAGCATTTTAATGTGTTTCCGGAGTTTTAATGTAATAATGAGGCCTTTTATGTACAGATTCCTGTCTCAGTTGCAGTGACTCTGCATGAAGCAATTAGTTTATACAAAGGAGAGAGAGTAATTGCATCCAGGGGTGATGAAGGGACAAATTGGAAAGTCAGTCAATTATTTGTCTTTTGTTTGTCTGGTATAATTGCCGGTATAGTAGGTGGGCTTCTTGGTCTAGGAGGAGGCTTTATTTTGGGTCCATTGTTTTTGGAACTTGGCATACCTCCTCAGGTGACTTATATCACTCTTTCCTGTTCAAGAAATGGTTATTAATACCTGAGATTTGCTTGATGTGTCACTGATACAAAGGAAACATGAAGTTGCAATTTATGCCATTCTTGATGTTCTCTAACGAGATAGATCATGCAAAATGTGTTATTTTTCTCTTAGTTACATTTGAGTAAACCTTTTTTTCACATTTTTGGTGTATTTTTCAGAATCTGTTGTCAAAGAATACCTTGGCATGTAAGTAGGTGTTCCTTATTTGATGTTACGTAACTAGCTCATCGCATCTATTATACTCTTGGAGATAGTCATGGTAAACTGGTGAAACTGTGGTTTCTGATACTGGTCTGAAAACAACTATGGATGATAATCAGTGTTAATTCCTTGTTATATTTTCCAGATGTTATTGGGCTGTATGGATTGGTACACTGCCCTGTATACCTGTACTAGTATGGAGATTATCGAAGTAGGTTTTGGACCAAGATCTAAATCCTTGGGTTGAACTGCAATAACCAATGTGCAAATCTTAAATACATAGAAAAATGTAAACCATGGGGATAGGAAACCAAAggtgtggttttttttttttttacgatgaTGATATAGTACCAGTCTAAAAATTTAGGGTCTAAATTTATGATAGCTggcctacttcctgctttttgtcatATGACATGCATCAACAAGAAAAGTAcatcttttgaaatgtaatgCAATTGGATGAAATCTCTAACTCAAGGAAAACAAATTTTGGAAATTTcttaagaaaaagagagagactgGGAATTGTCATTCATTATGCTTAGGGACGAGGCTATGGTAATTCTTCAAGATGCATGACTACTTCCAATCAATAAAATGCATCCAAGAGAGGAGATAATCAAGAAGTGGCGGCATGCTGCAACCAAGGTTGTCTGTTATAAGATGACACATATGTTCAGAGCTTCCAAGACAACAAATTGGAGTATGCACATTAATATAAGTCATGTATAGATGATGGCGTTGGTAATATAACAAGTTAATTGTGTTCAAGGTGAATAGACCAGTGAAATTCAAAGCAAAAAGTGAAGTCATGGTTGATGGTTATATTGAATGCAGTCCACTATAATAGCCATTTTTAGTTATTTAAGAATTTATGTCTTGCCTGAATGGTTCCCATCTGAAATAGAAAAGTAAATTTCCAGCTGGTGATCAGAAACTTCACTGCCAACAGTCATTTATCAACTGTAGAAGGCCAAATAGAAATGTCAAAGTTGGGAAAGGAAGTGGAAATTAGATACTGGGATTGTAAGATAATGATTGTATAAGGATTACAACATTGTATCTTTTTTTCCttatactttttctttttcttcttcagagATATTGACGTCGAAATAATCTTGTGATGCATGCATTGAAAACAAACCATGATTAATGATCGAATGATGGTTTCTGGTTCACAAGTTGTAGGAAGATCTGTTGTATAGCATGAGAAGGACATGATGATAGAACCATTTAATAATTTCTAAGAAGTCAAGCTGGGAGGATGAGCTGGATAAGACTTAAGGATGTTGTTGAGAATGATTGAAAGTGGCAGCATGTTGTTTTATGTAGACATTCTGATACTGCATGCATCTATTTCTGTCTATATAATTAGTTTTGTTTTTGAATTTCTCAACTGAGTCTAACCCTGAAAGCCTTATGCAGGTTTCAAGTGCAACTGCAACTTTCGCCATGACAttctcatcatcattgtctgttgTAGAGTACTACCTTTTAAACCGTTTTCCAGTCCCATATGGTACCACAACTTACCATTGTGCTTTGccaatgaaataaaaataaaaaaaatcaaagctTCATGCTTAATGAATTGTTGAATCCAATAATCAGTTAGAGGAAACATTTTTGATCCAAGATGATCTTCTGATCTTGTTTTACAATTGTGAAATCCGTAAACATGTCGTCTGACTAATTGCTTTTGTTCTGGCAGCTGTCTACTTCATCTTCGTGGCTACCGTTGCTGCCTTTGTCGGGCAACATGTAGTAAGGAGGTTGGTCATATTAATCGGGAGGGCATCTCTCATCATCTTCATATTGGCTTCAATGATCTTTATCAGTGCCATCTCGTTAGGTAAACCAATGATTCTTTTGCCAATGCTACCTTGTTCGGTAAACTTGATATCTTTCGTTTTTACCAACAAGTATCTTGAAAATGAGTGAGCATGCAAGTTATTATTTCATTTAGCTATTACTCATCTAACAGTGGTTTTAGTCTGTTATCTGCCGGCATCTTCTCATGCGTTAATGCACCCTAAAATTTTCGTTGCAGGTGGAGTTGGCATCGTCAACATGATCAAGAAAATTGAGGATAATGACTATATGGGTTTCGAGAACCTTTGCAGATACCAAGCATAGCAACAAAAACATTGCAGCATGTGTAACTTTGTCTTCCTCAAAGTTTTTGCTTTTTAGATCTCTAATTGGTGGAATGGACCCTCGGGCATAGCAAATTTGAACACGAGGATCTcgaatttttatttcttttcgtcTTACTGATGCAAGAAATAGTTCCTGGCAACTGTTCTtggatttgttgatctaatcttgTACACTTTTTTTTCAAGAAATGACACTGAATTTTTCAAGTTTGAGTTATGAAAACAAAAGCAATTATTTGATAAACGATGAGCCCATTCTTTTGCGAGGCTAATGATTTCATCGGCTATTCATGTGATGGATCTGTCATGAAGAAAAGTCAAACAGGTGCATTGACAAAACTCTATGTCAACAACTGTTCTTGGATTATTATCTTGCAACTGTAGAACTCTTTGGATAACAAATGACAGGCAACGTTGATTGATTTGACATACACTACAGATTCCAGACTCGTTCCAACTCCAGCGATACAGCGTTCTACCATCACGACAAGTCAAACCTGCGGTGGCTTACTTCCAGACGGTGGAAGATGACGTCCGTTCAAGAAAAGTCAATAGGTCGAGAATAAGCGAAattatcatctttttcttttaatcttactGTTTCCATTCGAATAGATTACATCGTACGGTCACGATGATCCAAACCCTCACCCCGTATCAAGGCCTCACAAGAGGGAAGAAATGACACGAGGGAATCTTCCCGGAGCTGGttgcacaaggtgttcgacgaaatgaACGACATATTATAGAAGCCCAGTTGCAACCCGTCAACGAAGAAGCTTCCAAGTATATAATAGGAGAGAAGTTAATGAACACAGTGTAGAGCAAGCTGTGACGCCATAACCCCACGCTGACTTCCAGTGCGGATACGGCCATAATATAATCGAACCCATCGAGTTATTGGACAGCACCTCCGTTCGAGCTGTTCAAACTTGCCGCATTCAGCGGTTGGATCCATGTGAGCCGGAACTTCGACGTGGAAGGGACTCCACCATCGATGTGGGTGAAGAAAGATGAAAGCTCATCTCCGTGACGAGACGAGGAAGCTGCGGTCTGCAGGATGGTGTGTATAAGTGGCCGGATTCTCCTCCTCCCCCCCCACAGAATGGTAAAAGCCAGCTTAAACTGTATCCTTTACTGTGTCACTCATGGCCAAGCTAGCCATGGACAGTGGATTCTTTGGGTCCCTCGTTATCCATCCAGTTCATGGTGAACAGATGCAGAGCATCTCTCCAGTTGAAAGGAGTGCGTGAGGGAAGAGATGATAATTAATGACGAAGGAAATCGAAGAGGAGATGAATAGGAGAGGGGGGCGGTTGTGTATCTCCTCTGCCGGATCTCACCTCGTTTTGCCAATAACTAAAGGGCTACCGCAAATAATATATTTGCATCAGGATGTGCACTGCAACAAGGCTGAGGAGGAGTCGCTCTCGCCTCTTTGAATAGTTTAGTTGGAGTTACTTGCctccacatctctctctctctctctctctctctctctcagagtcaTGGAGAGCAACTCGTAGGCAACGTCTCGCGCAAACGACAAGGCCTTCGAGTATTTTAATACGATGGGTGGAGGTGAACGATGAGTATTAGAACTGCACCCGTCTGTCCCCATTGGCAACCCCACCAATAGCAACCACCACCTTCTCGCTCCAtctcccttcttcttcctccatcttGTTTCCTGACAAAAAAGCTCTTTCGTTGCTGCCAAGAGCGTACGGAAATTACTGTTTGATGGAGTAAGTGGGTGCCTTGAATCGGCGGCGGAGGGAAGTCGTCACTGCGGGaagcttctcttctggttgtgatgAACGGGAGCTGCAGCGACGAGCTCGAGAGGTGCGAGCCCGAGGAGGCCGGGATCGCGTCCGACGCCAACGATAGGAGCCTCCGGTCAGGTGGATCCGGCGATGACGCCAAACCTGTTCGCTCTTtggctccttcctcctcttcagcTCCCTCTCCGAAGAGAAGGTGGATCTTCTTGTCCTCCCATatcgtgctctctctctctctctggatttTGCTGACTTTTAATTGGGTTCATGGATGAGCAGCCGGCGGGCGGTGGAAAAGCGGGTAGTGACGGTTCCGATCAGCGACGCGAAGGGCACCGGCGAGGGGGCTCCGCCGGCTGATTCGTGGGCATGGCGGAAGTACGGACAGAAGCCCATCAAGGGCTCACCTTATCCCAGGTACGTGCGTGTGCTCTTCCTCGATTTAGCAGTAGAAGCACGATGGAGATCGAGATCAACGTGAAAGCCAACTGGTATGTTAAGCTATGGGTGTTCTTTATGGGACGTGCAGGGGTTACTACAGGTGTAGCAGCTCCAAGGGGTGCCCGGCGAGGAAGCAGGTGGAGCGGAGCAGAGTCGACCCGGATGCGATCGTGGTTACCTACTCCTTCGACCACAACCACCCATGGCCCCTCCCCAAGAACCACCACCACAAGCACGCAGCGGCGGCGATGCAGCAGACTGTCGAGGACCAGCCGCCACCGCAGAACCAGTCCAGCCCGCCGGAGTCCGCGGAGCGTGACGAGAAGTTCTCCGACCTGATCGCGGAGGAGGAACCGGCGCTCTTGGTCGACGCCCCCGGCGGCGGCTTCCAGTGGTTCGCTGACGTGTGCTCGACGCCCTCGACCTCCCCGTCCGCGGCCGGCTCCTGCGAGCTGCTCTACGGTTCGGTCTTCTTCGCCGGGGCCCAGGCCGCGGCCGCGCTGCCGGAGGAGCAGGAGGCCGGCGGCCGGGTGGTGgaagaggaggactctttgtTCGCGGGCCTGGGGGAGCTGCCCGAGTACTCGGTGGTGCTCCGCCGGGGCCTGGCGTCCGCCTCGTGGGTGGGGACCACCGGGTGAGAGTGAGCCCCACCCCACCACATCCCTTGGCAGCCAGGCCGGCCGTCGATCCGATCGAGGGGAGCCCCGTGCGCCGTACGATTGGCTAATCTTTCTCGGTAGTCGACGTCTCAAAACTGCCGTCTTCCCGatattttcttcctcctccctttcatccatggcttcatcaataataGATCTCCGTGACATCGTTTTCACGTGTGGAAATTTCTCGCCAAGAAAAGGAGAGAAGCAATTCAAGATCGCTTcctccccccctcctcctcctcgtgctcATCGCCGGACTCCATCGTCGTCGCGCGTGTCGGCACGCCATCTctgtgcgtgcgtgcgtgcgtcaCCCGGCACACCAAATTCGCCGATTGGATGGACCACACCAGGCGACAAATGAGACATCAATCTCCAAGTCGGGGCCACGATTGCATGTGTTGGGTAGCCTTTTACCAGAGTGACGGTTTTGTTCTCACGTTGAACGGATGAGTTTCTATGATTGCTTTCGTTGCTTTCCATTCCGCCGACCGCAGCATATGTTCGGAGTGCATACCATCTGTTTGAATCAATGCCTCTTCCATATATAGTCGAGGAGGTGCAGGTTTGTCCGGCTTCCATTTATCTCTGACTCTCTGGTTCCCCTGTTCATTCATGATC
Proteins encoded:
- the LOC103992763 gene encoding probable WRKY transcription factor 65 produces the protein MNGSCSDELERCEPEEAGIASDANDRSLRSGGSGDDAKPVRSLAPSSSSAPSPKRSRRAVEKRVVTVPISDAKGTGEGAPPADSWAWRKYGQKPIKGSPYPRGYYRCSSSKGCPARKQVERSRVDPDAIVVTYSFDHNHPWPLPKNHHHKHAAAAMQQTVEDQPPPQNQSSPPESAERDEKFSDLIAEEEPALLVDAPGGGFQWFADVCSTPSTSPSAAGSCELLYGSVFFAGAQAAAALPEEQEAGGRVVEEEDSLFAGLGELPEYSVVLRRGLASASWVGTTG
- the LOC135617896 gene encoding sulfite exporter TauE/SafE family protein 3-like, producing MEERRWRSLGSAVAVGLCCLSAAAAVVSAEQSLRVEASKDKTSVNEVDIESNYFFKVSNFLWQADGSSYHPVWPPLEFGWQIVVGTIIGFFGAAFGSVGGVGGGGIFVPMLSLIVGFDPKSSTAMSKCMIMGAAGSTVYFNLKLRHPILDVPLIDYDLAVLIQPMLMLGISIGVIFNVIFPDWMVTILLIVLFLGSSTKAFMKGVDTWKKETVLKKDAYKRLVTNGGGSEEVEYRSLPLGPSDIDRKGVEMTAESEVPVLQNVSWKELGLLVFVWVLFLVLQVTKNHTATCSTWYWILNFLQIPVSVAVTLHEAISLYKGERVIASRGDEGTNWKVSQLFVFCLSGIIAGIVGGLLGLGGGFILGPLFLELGIPPQVSSATATFAMTFSSSLSVVEYYLLNRFPVPYAVYFIFVATVAAFVGQHVVRRLVILIGRASLIIFILASMIFISAISLGGVGIVNMIKKIEDNDYMGFENLCRYQA